cGCCGGTGCTTGGCGGCGTCCGACCTCTGGCCGAAGGACTTGCCGCACTCGGGACACCGGTAGGGCTTCTCGCCCGTGTGCACCCTCTGGTGTCTGAGGAGGTTGAAGCTCTGGCTGAAGGCCTTCCCGCACTCCTGGCACACGTAGGGCTTGTCCCCGTGGTGAGTCCTCTGGTGCCGCACCACGTGCGAGCTGTGGATGAAGGCCTTCCCGCAGTCGCTGCACTCGTAGGGCTTGCCCCCAGAATGGGTGCTCTGGTGCTTCACCACATCTGAGTGGCATTTGAAGCTCCGGCCACAGGTGTCACACTGATAAGGCCCCCCTCTGCAGCGGCCTCGCTGATCTGTTCCCGGGCCTGAGTTAAGTGTGCTGTCTGCTCTGGACACACCACCCTGGCCACGGCTGTGCCCTCCAGTTCTCTCACCAGTCCCCAGTCCCCTGGGGCCCTCTCCAGGCCTCTGTGCAGCGTCCACATGTTCACCAAGGTCCTGAGACCTGGGTGCTCGGGGGGACCCTTGCAGGAGCACAGGCACAGCTTCTTCAAGGCATCCTCCTGCCCCGGAAGCCTCCAGCTGTGCAGTCAGCCCCACAGTCTGCACTGCCTGCCCAGCACACACTGGAAATGCAGTTTTTACAGCTAGAGGAGATCAGACATGCACAAGCTTAGACACAAGACGACCATGATACAGGTGAATGTGAGATGGCACCAGCAAGCCAGGGAAATGACTGAGGAGTAATAAAGTCCTACGTAGTGGATATCTATTATTTTGCCTATCCAGTTCCTATTTTCTAACATTCGTGGTCTGGGCTTAAGGGGTGGGTCTGGAACAGTGCATCTGGTACCCCCTGGAGGGACAGGCATCTGACTGTGGACATAGGGCTGACTCTCAGTTCATGGGAGGTGTGAGTCTGGTGTATGGGGTCTGTGAGTGTTCTGGGTGGCCATGGTTGGTTGACTCAGGCTTCCACTAAGCAAGAATTGGCAAACTGAGCATGCAGAGGCTTTGACGGTGCACACTTCCTTACCAAGGGAAGACGGCATCGTTCTGAGCACTAATAGGAACAACAATAATACATTGAAGTATGAGTCCTCAGCTTTTATGGACTCTGGATGTGGCCTTGCATCTTAGGGACAGAGAGAGCTTAGAACTTAGAGCCTGACAGGGCAGCTGGACAATAAGCAGAAGACTCACCAGCACTTCCATTCTTTCATTCACTCTCCCTGGTCACCTCCTGAACCTAGGCCAACTAGCAGGCAAGGAGCCAGGAAGAAGGAGCATGAGGCATGCTGTGGCCAGGAAAGCACTTGGAGAGGTAGCAGGAAGTGTTGAAGATGAGGGGGCAGGAAGGTGAGCCCTGGCTAAATCTTGAGTAGTTGGGCAGGTGGGTGGGTAGGGGGTGAATTCCTAAGCTGCCCGCCTCTCTCCCCAACTCCTCTGAGCCTCATCGTGGTCTTGTCCCCTCACACCTCTCACCTGTGGGGGCCTCCATCAGGGTTTCCCTCTCCTTGGACAGTCTTTTGGAGATCAGGCTTGGCAGCACCTTGCAGAACAACAGGAAAGGGAACAATTCTTGCCtgggtaaaagaagaaaagaaacagaatgatAGGGAGAGCTAGGTGCAGCAGAGGGTAAGCTGAGGTCAGAGAAGAGACTGGGAAGGGGACCTGGGGGTCCCCCAGGGCGGCCCCACTCCCATCACTGGCCCTCCAGAGGGTCAAGACCAAATGGTCACTGCAGCCGGCGGTGCTTCTTGCTGCAGTGAGTGCACCCAGAAGGCTGGTCAGCCCCTGGGAGTCTAGAGAAATTTCCATGGGTCCTAATATTTTCTTAGTAATTATAAAAACTTGAACGTAAaactttaaaacaagaaaaggtTATGGGATGGTGCAGCTGGGGCTGAGGACTGGCTTCTCCAAGCCCCATGCTGCGGCAAGGCGAGCGGATCCAACTGCGTCCGGAAGCGGGGGCTGCCAGAACAGGGGGACCCTGGCAACTGCCAGGACACGCACCACGGCCCAGCTGCCGGCCCGCCCCTCCCGCAGCCGGAAGTGCCACCCGCTGGCCCCGCCCCCGGGCACTTCTGGGGCGCTCTGGGCGCTGGAGGACTGCTGCTCTGTGCCCAGCCCCGCCCAGCCGCCACCTTCCCGGCCCTCGGCCGGAGCTGGGGCTCTCGGTCGCGCGAGTCCAGTAGGAAGCTCTGGGGCAGCGGCCCGCCGGCGCCCGCCCTGTCGCTCCTGGCTCCCACGCCCCACCGGGCAGCGGGCGCTCTGGCCACGGTCCTGGGCGTCCGGCCCTGCCACCGTGCGGCCATCCCCGGGAGCAGAGGAAGGCGGGGGAGCTGACCCAGTGACCGAAGGCGAGGTCGGACCCCGGCAGGAGGGAACAGTGACACACTGGGCGTGGGCAAAGGCTGACCTGGAGCCGGGCTTCTCCAGGCGCCCGCCACTGCTCCGTAGCCGGACTTGGCAGCCGACTGCCCCGTGGTCCGTGAGAGGCCCTCCGGAAGCACCACGGGGCAGGGGTCGCTGCACGCGCACCGCTGGGGAAGGTGAGGGGGGAATCTGTAAGGAAAGGAAGGTGCATTTTCCACGTGACG
This window of the Ictidomys tridecemlineatus isolate mIctTri1 chromosome 7, mIctTri1.hap1, whole genome shotgun sequence genome carries:
- the Znf696 gene encoding zinc finger protein 696 isoform X1, with amino-acid sequence MAARWQGRTPRTVARAPAARWGVGARSDRAGAGGPLPQSFLLDSRDREPQLRPRAGKVAAGRGWAQSSSPPAPRAPQKCPGAGPAGGTSGCGRGGPAAGPWQELFPFLLFCKVLPSLISKRLSKERETLMEAPTAVKTAFPVCAGQAVQTVGLTAQLEASGAGGCLEEAVPVLLQGSPRAPRSQDLGEHVDAAQRPGEGPRGLGTGERTGGHSRGQGGVSRADSTLNSGPGTDQRGRCRGGPYQCDTCGRSFKCHSDVVKHQSTHSGGKPYECSDCGKAFIHSSHVVRHQRTHHGDKPYVCQECGKAFSQSFNLLRHQRVHTGEKPYRCPECGKSFGQRSDAAKHRRIHTGEKLYPCSDCGRTFAHSSNVVRHQRTHRGASPYACPDCGQAFSQSSNLLQHQRVHTGERPYACPDCGRAFSRASFLSEHRRIHTGEKPHECGQCGRAFRALSGFFRHQRVHTGERPFRCSECGRAFRLSFHLIQHRRVHEAEGAHARGVRRVGAAPLGPPTPQACSHSVQPGRQ
- the Znf696 gene encoding zinc finger protein 696 isoform X2, with protein sequence MQIPWLNLPCAIFRNKCQQHICMTIPPSPSPAVRVQRPLPRGASGGPLTDHGAVGCQVRLRSSGGRLEKPGSRQELFPFLLFCKVLPSLISKRLSKERETLMEAPTAVKTAFPVCAGQAVQTVGLTAQLEASGAGGCLEEAVPVLLQGSPRAPRSQDLGEHVDAAQRPGEGPRGLGTGERTGGHSRGQGGVSRADSTLNSGPGTDQRGRCRGGPYQCDTCGRSFKCHSDVVKHQSTHSGGKPYECSDCGKAFIHSSHVVRHQRTHHGDKPYVCQECGKAFSQSFNLLRHQRVHTGEKPYRCPECGKSFGQRSDAAKHRRIHTGEKLYPCSDCGRTFAHSSNVVRHQRTHRGASPYACPDCGQAFSQSSNLLQHQRVHTGERPYACPDCGRAFSRASFLSEHRRIHTGEKPHECGQCGRAFRALSGFFRHQRVHTGERPFRCSECGRAFRLSFHLIQHRRVHEAEGAHARGVRRVGAAPLGPPTPQACSHSVQPGRQ
- the Znf696 gene encoding zinc finger protein 696 isoform X3 translates to MEAPTAVKTAFPVCAGQAVQTVGLTAQLEASGAGGCLEEAVPVLLQGSPRAPRSQDLGEHVDAAQRPGEGPRGLGTGERTGGHSRGQGGVSRADSTLNSGPGTDQRGRCRGGPYQCDTCGRSFKCHSDVVKHQSTHSGGKPYECSDCGKAFIHSSHVVRHQRTHHGDKPYVCQECGKAFSQSFNLLRHQRVHTGEKPYRCPECGKSFGQRSDAAKHRRIHTGEKLYPCSDCGRTFAHSSNVVRHQRTHRGASPYACPDCGQAFSQSSNLLQHQRVHTGERPYACPDCGRAFSRASFLSEHRRIHTGEKPHECGQCGRAFRALSGFFRHQRVHTGERPFRCSECGRAFRLSFHLIQHRRVHEAEGAHARGVRRVGAAPLGPPTPQACSHSVQPGRQ